The Chitinophagales bacterium genome includes a region encoding these proteins:
- a CDS encoding Dyp-type peroxidase, which produces MNTNSQDVLSTPNNNTVFMVWNFKNDTAIEAAFKNICTLVININNTASTRFPDKHSSVVLGIGYDAWQQLNLSTPLPKEFVHFDAIKGIKHEAVATKGDLHFHIRSEIKSYCIDIADLITNALSDVAECVEEIHGFKYWDGRSILGFVDGTENPRGDDRAYFGIIGDEDKQYKGCSYLFVQKYKHDMKAWKALSVQDQEKVIGRTKVDDVEMSDEVKPSNSHSALSNVGDDLKIVRDNLPFGSVANNSMGTYFIAYASSFNTIKKMLTNMYIGVPEGNYDRILDFSTAQTGTLFFVPTLNMLKQFAE; this is translated from the coding sequence ATGAACACAAATTCGCAAGATGTATTGAGTACGCCAAATAATAATACTGTTTTTATGGTTTGGAATTTTAAAAACGACACTGCTATTGAAGCTGCTTTTAAAAATATATGTACACTTGTAATTAATATAAATAATACTGCGAGTACTCGTTTTCCAGACAAACATTCGAGTGTAGTGTTAGGTATTGGATATGATGCTTGGCAACAACTGAATTTGTCTACACCATTGCCTAAAGAATTTGTGCATTTTGATGCGATAAAAGGTATTAAACATGAAGCAGTTGCTACAAAAGGCGATTTGCATTTTCATATTCGTTCAGAAATAAAAAGCTATTGCATAGATATTGCTGACTTAATTACTAATGCTTTAAGTGATGTAGCTGAATGTGTAGAAGAAATTCATGGTTTTAAATATTGGGATGGTAGAAGTATTTTAGGATTTGTAGATGGTACTGAAAATCCGAGAGGTGATGACCGAGCGTATTTTGGCATTATTGGTGATGAAGATAAACAGTATAAAGGTTGTAGCTATTTATTTGTTCAGAAATATAAACACGACATGAAAGCTTGGAAGGCATTATCTGTTCAAGACCAAGAAAAAGTGATTGGCAGAACTAAGGTAGATGATGTAGAAATGTCTGATGAAGTAAAACCAAGCAACTCGCATTCTGCATTATCTAATGTTGGAGATGATTTGAAAATTGTAAGAGATAATTTGCCTTTTGGTAGTGTTGCCAACAATAGTATGGGAACTTATTTTATTGCTTATGCTAGTTCATTCAATACAATAAAAAAGATGTTGACCAATATGTATATTGGTGTTCCTGAAGGCAACTACGATAGAATTTTAGATTTTAGTACAGCACAAACTGGTACGCTATTTTTTGTACCTACACTGAATATGTTGAAACAGTTTGCTGAGTAA
- a CDS encoding four helix bundle protein, whose amino-acid sequence MELEELMAYKKAYELSNKIWEIVIMLDNFEKNTIGRQLSRAADSISANIAEGYGRFSYKENKQFCFYARGSLYETKDWLNKLENRKIITNENFNNLMNDINDIGKLLNGYIKSIGKTNDK is encoded by the coding sequence ATGGAGTTAGAAGAATTAATGGCATATAAAAAAGCTTATGAATTATCAAATAAAATTTGGGAAATAGTAATTATGCTAGATAACTTTGAAAAAAATACTATTGGAAGACAACTATCAAGAGCAGCAGACTCTATAAGTGCCAATATTGCAGAAGGATATGGAAGGTTTTCTTATAAAGAAAATAAACAATTTTGTTTCTACGCAAGAGGTTCATTATACGAAACAAAAGACTGGCTAAATAAATTAGAAAATAGAAAAATTATTACTAATGAAAATTTTAATAATTTAATGAATGACATAAACGACATTGGAAAACTTTTAAATGGATATATCAAATCAATAGGCAAAACCAATGATAAGTAA
- a CDS encoding type IX secretion system membrane protein PorP/SprF — protein sequence MFTINKLKSALLILFCCTVVFMVQAQQEPQYTQFMYNKLPINAGYTGARGALSLRALYRTQWVKIDGAPQTASFSIHSPLKKENSALGLFVVNDRLGVTNQTWIDASYAYRIKLSEKIKLSIGINAGLQIYKSNLSELNRADQTDEAYAQNVSRILPDVGAGLYLYHPKFYVGVSVPNFIKSTLYNKEQASLIAKDSIAQRTPHLFTMAGGVIPVTGGFKIRPQVMGKYIINKEQKIPFEMDFNLSFLIIDRINIGGTYRTAFHKKKTGLENHDSFDFNLEVWPTKQLMIGYAYDYTLSKLQDYNKGTHEIILGYDVFRKEDKIRTPRYF from the coding sequence ATGTTCACAATTAATAAATTAAAAAGTGCATTATTAATACTGTTTTGTTGTACTGTAGTATTTATGGTTCAAGCACAACAAGAACCACAATACACGCAGTTCATGTATAATAAATTGCCAATTAATGCTGGCTATACAGGAGCAAGAGGTGCATTAAGTTTGAGAGCATTGTATAGAACACAATGGGTAAAAATAGATGGTGCACCACAAACAGCTTCCTTTAGTATTCATAGTCCACTTAAAAAAGAAAACAGTGCTTTAGGTTTGTTTGTAGTAAACGATAGGTTAGGTGTTACCAACCAAACTTGGATAGATGCATCTTATGCTTATAGAATTAAATTGTCAGAAAAAATAAAATTATCTATTGGTATTAATGCAGGACTTCAAATTTACAAAAGCAACTTAAGCGAATTAAACAGAGCAGATCAAACAGATGAGGCATATGCACAAAATGTAAGTAGAATTTTACCAGATGTTGGTGCTGGATTGTACTTATATCATCCAAAATTTTATGTAGGCGTTTCTGTTCCAAACTTTATAAAATCTACTTTGTACAATAAAGAACAAGCAAGTTTAATTGCTAAAGATTCTATTGCTCAAAGAACACCACATTTGTTTACAATGGCTGGTGGTGTTATTCCAGTTACTGGCGGATTTAAAATTCGTCCTCAAGTAATGGGAAAATACATTATCAATAAAGAACAAAAAATTCCTTTTGAAATGGATTTTAATTTAAGCTTTTTAATTATTGATAGAATTAATATTGGTGGAACATATAGAACTGCTTTCCATAAAAAGAAAACAGGTTTAGAAAATCACGATAGCTTTGACTTTAATTTAGAAGTATGGCCAACTAAACAATTGATGATTGGTTATGCCTACGATTATACACTGTCTAAATTACAAGACTATAACAAAGGAACACACGAAATTATTTTAGGATACGATGTATTCAGAAAAGAAGATAAAATTAGAACACCAAGATATTTCTAA
- a CDS encoding energy transducer TonB — protein sequence MQTILKYLFLVVTLIVTYNNSFASDEILEYAKTQPSFKGGTDSLVYFIYNNLNYPINDLLQRKEGTVYVKFYIDKEGKTNNPTVIKSNMSDDANNEALRIVNVMPNWNPGYNDNEVVSVYYTLPIKFKITQREENTLADFTINTQPEFPNGGAKAMLQFITDSLVYPKTEYKKKKEATIYVQFTINEDGSIADAEIIKNKDISGNFNNEALRLVNAMPNWIPATQNGIPVKMKYTLPIKFEILDEHEIMVKESWDNVSISPCNGITQEAEYKNGPSALKSYIENNIQYPKEASQQNMNGSVVVQFIVDEEGYVKYPKVVNGDYIKAYLNEALRVVNFMPRWNPKIVCGTAVKSIQQIPINFYIKY from the coding sequence ATGCAAACTATATTAAAATATTTATTTTTAGTTGTTACATTGATAGTAACTTATAATAATTCTTTTGCTTCTGATGAAATTTTAGAGTATGCTAAAACACAACCAAGTTTTAAAGGAGGAACTGATTCACTTGTTTATTTTATCTATAATAACTTAAATTATCCAATAAATGATTTACTACAAAGAAAAGAAGGTACGGTTTATGTGAAATTTTATATTGATAAAGAAGGTAAAACAAATAATCCAACAGTTATTAAAAGCAATATGAGTGATGATGCAAATAATGAAGCTTTAAGAATTGTAAATGTAATGCCAAATTGGAATCCAGGATATAATGACAACGAAGTAGTTAGTGTTTATTATACTTTACCAATTAAATTTAAAATAACACAGAGAGAAGAAAATACACTAGCTGATTTCACAATAAATACTCAACCAGAATTTCCTAATGGTGGTGCAAAAGCTATGCTTCAATTTATAACAGATAGTTTAGTTTATCCAAAAACAGAATACAAGAAAAAGAAAGAAGCTACAATTTATGTGCAATTTACTATTAATGAAGATGGTTCTATTGCTGATGCAGAAATAATAAAAAATAAAGATATAAGTGGAAATTTCAATAATGAAGCACTTAGATTAGTCAATGCAATGCCAAATTGGATTCCTGCAACACAAAATGGAATTCCTGTTAAAATGAAATATACTTTACCTATTAAGTTCGAAATTCTTGATGAACACGAAATCATGGTGAAAGAATCTTGGGATAATGTTTCAATTAGTCCTTGTAATGGAATTACTCAAGAAGCGGAATACAAAAATGGACCAAGTGCATTAAAGAGTTATATTGAAAACAATATTCAATATCCAAAAGAAGCATCGCAACAAAATATGAATGGTAGTGTTGTTGTACAGTTTATAGTAGATGAAGAAGGTTATGTTAAATATCCAAAAGTTGTAAATGGAGATTACATCAAAGCATATTTAAATGAAGCATTACGAGTAGTTAATTTTATGCCAAGATGGAATCCTAAAATAGTTTGTGGAACAGCAGTAAAATCAATTCAACAAATACCAATTAATTTTTATATAAAATATTGA
- a CDS encoding (4Fe-4S)-binding protein has protein sequence MESKEYSNGEITIVWQPHKCIHAGICVKMLPKVYHPKEKPWIKIENATSDELVGQVANCPSGALSIKEE, from the coding sequence ATGGAATCGAAAGAATATAGCAACGGAGAAATTACTATAGTTTGGCAACCTCATAAATGTATACATGCAGGTATTTGTGTTAAAATGCTACCTAAAGTATATCATCCAAAAGAAAAACCTTGGATAAAAATTGAAAATGCTACTAGCGATGAATTAGTTGGACAAGTGGCTAATTGTCCGTCTGGTGCATTGAGTATTAAAGAAGAGTAG
- the cysD gene encoding sulfate adenylyltransferase subunit CysD, whose amino-acid sequence MDYSLTHLRELEAESIFVIREVAAQFENPCLLFSGGKDSITVLHLAIKAFYPASIPFTLLHVDTGHNFQETIDFRDHLVEKYNLRLLVASVQEAIDQGLVREEKGFNASRNALQTVPLLEAIEKNKFDAALGGARRDEEKARAKERFFSHRDDFGQWDPKNQRPELWNLFNGRKHMGEHFRVFPISNWTEMDVWQYILLENIEIPSLYFAHQRNVFERDGVLYDDSEYINKKDGEVAEEKTVRFRTIGDITCTGAVLSDADTLEKIIQEVAAARSTERGTRADDKRSEAAMEDRKKQGYF is encoded by the coding sequence ATGGATTATAGTTTAACGCATTTAAGAGAATTAGAAGCTGAGTCGATTTTTGTAATTAGAGAAGTAGCTGCTCAGTTCGAAAATCCTTGTTTACTTTTTTCTGGTGGTAAAGATTCTATTACAGTATTGCACTTAGCCATCAAAGCATTTTATCCTGCTAGTATTCCTTTTACCTTGTTGCATGTAGATACAGGACACAACTTTCAGGAAACCATTGATTTTAGAGATCATTTAGTAGAAAAATATAACTTACGCTTGTTGGTTGCTTCTGTTCAAGAAGCTATTGACCAAGGTTTGGTTAGAGAAGAAAAAGGATTTAATGCTAGTAGAAATGCACTACAAACAGTGCCTTTATTAGAAGCTATTGAAAAAAATAAATTTGATGCAGCTCTTGGTGGTGCAAGAAGAGATGAAGAAAAAGCTAGAGCCAAAGAAAGATTCTTTTCCCATAGAGATGATTTTGGACAATGGGATCCAAAAAATCAAAGACCAGAATTGTGGAATCTTTTTAATGGCAGAAAACACATGGGCGAACATTTTAGAGTATTTCCTATTAGTAACTGGACAGAAATGGATGTTTGGCAATATATATTATTAGAAAATATAGAAATTCCTAGCTTGTATTTTGCACATCAAAGAAATGTTTTTGAAAGAGATGGTGTATTGTATGATGACTCTGAATACATCAATAAAAAAGATGGAGAAGTAGCAGAAGAAAAGACCGTACGATTTAGAACCATTGGCGATATTACTTGTACAGGAGCAGTTTTATCAGATGCAGATACACTAGAAAAAATTATACAAGAAGTTGCTGCTGCTCGTAGTACAGAAAGAGGTACAAGAGCCGACGACAAACGAAGTGAAGCTGCTATGGAAGACAGAAAAAAACAAGGATATTTTTAG
- a CDS encoding OmpA family protein, which translates to MKIYNILLLIFLLVAGFNQLQAQEEEGGWIEESWLGGKKNAENLYEKLAYYDAIPLYEKLLKKQDDNVLMAHLADCYKNTSNYEKAYEWYNKAVQSGNTDPKYTLALAQAAQSLGKLEEASNAYKNYIQTENSELAQNQIDAIKNNNKFYVNKDRYNLTNLDFNTKTYDFSPVYHNDHLIYASSRDQEKAIGREHSWIGTTFFDLYSAKGDSIQFEKNPDVIKKDAETKFHDAVPTFSPDGTVYLTRNNYFDKKKGKDEQGVTDLKIYQATVESTNKWVDEKEFPYNNDNYSVGHPALTPDGQTMYFVSDMPGGHGGADLYVTHKEGSSWSQPKNLDGLNTDGNEMFPYVDEDGNLYFASNGWPGLGGLDIFKVMSGATSNPTNIGAPINSTYDDFGLTFGKNKSYGYFTSNRPEGKGLDDIWSFTDNGINLEGIVVDAKTGEPICNSSVAMLQNSSVVAGSDTKCDGYFTYPVAINRDYCFNASAEGYATNNSVCASTKNVQPGQTVKVRIPLTKKEETGLLVQVVEKGTQKVIENAKVSIKNNCSERTYNGTSNAQGEQCFIVECGCEYLIVAVAEGYKTVDTKTSSLEKCNQIVSCGNPNVTRVVVELEKDSSNIVDANNGVDGGTIELKDIYYDFDKWNIRPESEVQLNKLLGFLKENPSTIVEIGSHTDSRASYEYNIALSQKRAQSVVNWLISKGIPASRLKAKGYGETQPRNNCTDGVPCSEYEHQRNRRTEFRVIGGSYDIKSLERFDMQIDPCRDCPF; encoded by the coding sequence ATGAAAATATATAATATATTATTGTTGATTTTTCTTTTAGTAGCTGGATTTAATCAGCTGCAAGCACAAGAAGAAGAAGGTGGATGGATTGAAGAATCTTGGTTAGGTGGAAAGAAAAATGCTGAAAACTTATATGAAAAATTAGCTTATTATGACGCTATTCCATTGTACGAAAAACTTTTGAAAAAACAAGACGACAATGTTTTAATGGCTCACTTAGCAGATTGCTATAAAAATACAAGCAATTACGAAAAAGCTTATGAATGGTATAACAAAGCAGTACAAAGTGGAAATACCGATCCAAAATATACTTTGGCTTTAGCACAAGCGGCTCAATCTTTAGGTAAATTAGAAGAAGCATCTAATGCCTATAAAAATTATATTCAAACAGAAAATAGCGAGTTAGCTCAAAACCAAATTGATGCAATTAAAAATAATAATAAATTTTATGTTAATAAAGATAGATATAATTTAACTAATCTAGACTTTAATACCAAGACTTATGATTTTTCACCAGTGTATCATAATGACCATTTAATTTATGCTTCGTCAAGAGATCAAGAAAAAGCAATTGGTAGAGAACACAGCTGGATTGGTACTACATTCTTTGATTTATATAGTGCTAAAGGTGATTCAATTCAGTTTGAAAAAAATCCAGATGTAATTAAAAAAGATGCTGAAACAAAATTTCATGATGCAGTACCAACTTTTTCACCAGATGGAACCGTTTATTTGACAAGAAATAATTACTTCGACAAAAAGAAAGGCAAAGATGAGCAAGGTGTAACTGATTTAAAAATATATCAAGCAACTGTAGAAAGCACTAACAAATGGGTAGACGAGAAAGAGTTTCCATACAATAATGATAATTATAGTGTAGGTCATCCTGCATTAACACCAGACGGACAAACCATGTATTTTGTAAGCGATATGCCTGGTGGTCATGGTGGTGCAGACTTATATGTTACACATAAAGAAGGAAGTTCTTGGTCGCAACCTAAAAATTTAGATGGATTAAATACAGATGGTAACGAAATGTTTCCTTATGTTGATGAAGATGGAAACTTATACTTTGCTAGTAATGGTTGGCCAGGTTTAGGTGGATTAGATATCTTTAAAGTAATGAGTGGTGCTACTTCAAATCCTACAAATATTGGTGCTCCAATTAATAGTACTTATGATGATTTTGGTTTAACATTCGGAAAAAATAAATCTTACGGTTATTTTACATCAAACAGACCAGAAGGAAAAGGTTTAGATGATATTTGGTCGTTTACAGATAATGGCATTAACTTAGAAGGTATTGTAGTAGATGCAAAAACAGGTGAGCCAATTTGCAACTCAAGCGTAGCTATGTTACAAAATAGTAGCGTAGTGGCTGGTTCTGATACAAAGTGCGATGGCTATTTTACTTATCCAGTGGCTATTAATAGAGACTATTGTTTTAATGCAAGTGCAGAAGGTTATGCTACGAATAACTCAGTTTGTGCTTCTACAAAAAATGTTCAACCAGGACAAACTGTTAAAGTAAGAATTCCTTTAACTAAAAAAGAAGAAACGGGTTTGTTAGTTCAAGTAGTTGAAAAAGGAACACAAAAAGTAATTGAAAATGCTAAAGTAAGTATTAAAAATAACTGTTCGGAAAGAACATATAACGGTACTAGTAATGCACAAGGAGAGCAATGTTTTATTGTTGAATGTGGTTGCGAATATTTAATTGTAGCTGTAGCAGAAGGTTACAAAACAGTAGATACTAAAACATCTTCATTAGAAAAATGCAATCAAATAGTAAGTTGTGGAAATCCTAATGTAACTAGAGTAGTTGTTGAATTAGAAAAAGACAGTAGCAATATTGTTGATGCTAATAATGGTGTCGATGGTGGAACTATTGAATTGAAAGATATTTACTACGATTTTGATAAATGGAATATCAGACCAGAAAGTGAAGTACAACTTAATAAATTACTAGGATTCTTGAAAGAAAATCCAAGTACTATTGTAGAAATTGGTTCACATACCGACTCAAGAGCTTCTTATGAATACAACATTGCTTTATCACAAAAAAGAGCTCAAAGTGTAGTGAATTGGTTAATTTCAAAAGGCATTCCAGCTAGTCGTTTAAAAGCAAAAGGTTATGGCGAAACACAACCTAGAAATAATTGTACCGATGGCGTTCCTTGTAGTGAGTATGAACACCAAAGAAATAGAAGAACAGAGTTTAGAGTAATTGGCGGTTCTTACGATATTAAATCTCTAGAAAGATTTGATATGCAAATTGATCCATGTAGAGACTGTCCATTCTAA
- the cysC gene encoding adenylyl-sulfate kinase, protein MEKNNNIHPIFDKLLQRSDKEALLHQKGLCIWLTGLSGSGKSTIAQALEKQFHQQGIVTMVLDGDNIRTGINNNLGFSEADRVENIRRIAEVTKLFISCGIVTINSFVSPTKDIRTLAADIIGENDFYEVYINASFDECAKRDVKGLYKKALAGEIKNFTGLDAPFEAPENAQLEIKTAEQSVEQSVQLCYDFFINKIKI, encoded by the coding sequence ATGGAAAAGAACAATAACATACATCCAATTTTTGACAAGCTTTTACAAAGAAGCGACAAAGAAGCATTGCTGCATCAAAAAGGATTGTGTATTTGGCTCACAGGTTTATCTGGTTCTGGAAAAAGCACTATTGCACAAGCATTAGAAAAACAATTTCATCAACAAGGTATTGTTACTATGGTTTTAGATGGCGACAATATTAGAACTGGCATCAATAATAATTTAGGATTTTCTGAAGCAGATAGAGTAGAAAATATTCGTAGAATTGCAGAAGTTACCAAACTATTTATTAGCTGTGGCATTGTTACCATTAATTCATTTGTAAGTCCAACTAAAGACATTAGAACTTTAGCCGCTGATATTATTGGAGAAAATGATTTCTACGAAGTGTATATCAATGCAAGTTTTGACGAATGTGCTAAAAGAGATGTAAAAGGATTGTACAAAAAAGCATTGGCTGGCGAAATTAAAAATTTTACTGGTTTAGATGCACCTTTTGAAGCACCAGAAAATGCACAATTAGAAATTAAAACTGCTGAGCAAAGTGTAGAGCAATCAGTGCAATTGTGCTACGATTTTTTTATCAATAAAATTAAAATATAA
- the cysN gene encoding sulfate adenylyltransferase subunit CysN: MTNDNFDQEAYLDMELLRFTTAGSVDDGKSTLIGRLLYDSKSIFQDQMEQIETASQKRGEEYVNLALLTDGLRAEREQGITIDVAYRYFSTPKRKFIIADTPGHIQYTRNMVTGASTANLAIILVDARKGIIEQTYRHSFIASLLQIPHIVVCVNKMDLVDWDEATFNKIAHEYKAFAAKLDVQDVHFIPISALMGDNVVNRSENMKWYNGPTLLYLLENIHIGSDLNHIDARFPVQYVIRPMKTEYHDYRAYAGRVAGGIFRVGDKVKALPSGFTSTIKAIKTLDGDLDETFAPQSVSIVLEDEIDISRGDMIVKENNLPEIAQDLDIMVCWMNEKPLTPRGKYVLKHTSKECRCMIKEVIYKLNIDTLQKVEGDSTINLNDIGKVSIRTTTPLFYDDYRKNRITGSVILIDEATNETVAAGMIV, translated from the coding sequence ATGACAAATGACAACTTCGACCAAGAAGCTTATTTAGATATGGAACTACTTCGTTTTACTACTGCTGGTAGTGTTGACGATGGTAAATCTACACTAATAGGAAGACTTTTATACGATAGCAAGTCTATCTTTCAAGACCAAATGGAGCAAATAGAAACAGCTTCGCAAAAAAGAGGCGAAGAGTATGTCAACTTAGCTTTGCTTACCGATGGTTTGAGAGCAGAGAGAGAACAAGGCATTACTATTGATGTTGCCTATCGATATTTCTCTACACCAAAAAGAAAATTTATTATTGCAGATACACCAGGTCATATTCAGTACACTAGAAATATGGTTACAGGTGCTTCAACTGCCAACTTAGCTATCATTTTAGTCGATGCAAGAAAAGGCATTATAGAACAGACTTATCGTCATTCATTCATTGCATCATTGCTACAAATTCCGCACATAGTTGTTTGTGTTAATAAAATGGATTTAGTAGATTGGGACGAAGCTACTTTCAATAAAATTGCACACGAGTACAAAGCTTTTGCTGCAAAACTAGATGTTCAAGATGTACACTTTATTCCTATTTCAGCTTTAATGGGTGATAATGTAGTGAATCGTTCTGAAAATATGAAATGGTATAACGGACCAACTTTATTGTATCTCTTAGAAAATATACATATAGGTTCAGACTTAAATCATATTGATGCAAGATTTCCAGTGCAGTATGTTATCAGACCAATGAAAACAGAATATCACGATTATAGAGCATATGCAGGAAGAGTTGCTGGCGGAATTTTTAGAGTTGGCGACAAAGTAAAAGCATTGCCTTCTGGTTTTACTTCTACCATTAAAGCAATTAAAACTTTAGATGGCGATTTAGACGAAACATTTGCACCACAATCGGTGTCTATTGTACTAGAAGATGAAATTGATATTTCTCGTGGCGATATGATTGTAAAAGAAAACAACTTACCAGAAATTGCTCAAGACTTAGACATTATGGTTTGTTGGATGAACGAAAAACCATTAACACCAAGAGGAAAATATGTTTTAAAACATACAAGTAAAGAATGTAGATGTATGATTAAAGAAGTTATTTATAAATTAAACATCGATACACTACAAAAAGTAGAAGGCGACAGTACTATTAATTTAAATGATATAGGTAAAGTTAGCATTAGAACGACTACACCATTATTCTACGACGATTATAGAAAAAATAGAATTACAGGAAGTGTTATTTTAATAGACGAAGCTACCAACGAAACCGTAGCAGCTGGAATGATAGTGTAG